The proteins below are encoded in one region of Winogradskyella helgolandensis:
- a CDS encoding response regulator transcription factor, which translates to MKKRDIKILLVDDDLDILEIVGFNLSAEGYQVIKGENGEEAVKLAKKHQPHLIIIDVMMPKMDGIEACERIREEPNLSETIITFLTARGEDYSQVAGFEAGADDYISKPIKPKVLISKVKALLRRLKHSESNVETVMEIGDLVIYKEEYKITINGKETALPRKEFELLSLLATKPGKVFKRDEILDKVWGNEVVVGGRTIDVHIRKLREKIGDKSFKTVKGVGYKFVD; encoded by the coding sequence TTGAAAAAGAGAGATATTAAGATATTATTAGTTGATGATGACCTAGATATTTTAGAAATAGTAGGTTTTAATTTGTCTGCTGAAGGCTATCAAGTTATTAAAGGTGAAAATGGAGAAGAAGCCGTTAAATTAGCTAAAAAACATCAACCTCATTTAATTATAATTGATGTAATGATGCCAAAAATGGATGGCATTGAGGCCTGTGAACGTATTAGAGAGGAGCCTAATCTAAGCGAAACGATTATTACGTTTTTAACTGCAAGAGGTGAAGACTACTCGCAAGTAGCCGGTTTTGAAGCTGGTGCAGATGATTATATCTCAAAACCTATAAAGCCTAAAGTTTTAATTAGTAAAGTGAAAGCTTTGCTGAGACGTTTAAAGCATTCTGAAAGTAATGTTGAAACGGTAATGGAAATTGGTGATTTAGTAATTTATAAAGAAGAGTATAAAATTACAATAAATGGTAAAGAAACCGCTTTGCCTAGAAAAGAGTTTGAATTGTTATCTTTGCTAGCAACCAAACCAGGTAAGGTTTTTAAACGCGACGAGATTTTGGATAAGGTCTGGGGAAATGAAGTCGTTGTAGGCGGAAGAACCATCGATGTCCACATTAGAAAACTGCGTGAAAAAATAGGAGATAAATCCTTTAAAACCGTAAAAGGTGTTGGTTACAAGTTTGTAGACTAA
- a CDS encoding T9SS type A sorting domain-containing protein → MKKIYFLLLTLLVASFSFGQDMIITGAFDGPLTGGTPKLIEIYVVNDIADLSTYGFGSATNGGGTDGEELTFAGSASAGDFIYVGFEGSGGSENPGSTNAYFGITPDYIDSNAAINGDDALEIFSGGAVIDTFGDINNDGTDTAWEYLDGWAYRVDGTGPDGSNFVESNWTFSGPNAVDGCTDNTSCASIFPIGTYSTVGSTAPSITITSPSNNSALAPGTTSVTLSINVQNFNVGATTGGFDGHIHWTINGTAQPMKYDTNDEILTVTDGQSYTVFMQLVDNSHTPIAPAVDTTIMFSVASLNQVASITELRAGTLGETYELTGEAIISYIVTEGNRNQKYIQDGGAGILIDDTAGLLSTAFSNGDGITGLRGQLTEYANTLQFIPTQNVASASSTGNTLTPIVVSVSDLLNNGENYESRLITINSATFADAGTFTDNTNYNISEGADTTICRVAFGDEDLIGTDIPTTAVSITGLGGQFDDDYQIFPRYTSDIAAPLSVTNFNATTFSLYPNPTNTGSVSISSTNSDAISVQVFDILGKQVKNQTITNNTLNVANLKSGVYIVKITQNNASTTKKLVIK, encoded by the coding sequence ATGAAAAAAATTTACTTTTTATTACTTACATTACTAGTAGCTTCCTTTTCTTTTGGACAGGACATGATAATTACTGGTGCTTTTGATGGACCACTTACGGGAGGTACACCAAAATTAATTGAAATTTATGTCGTTAATGATATTGCTGATTTATCAACTTACGGATTTGGATCTGCAACCAATGGTGGAGGTACAGATGGTGAAGAACTTACTTTTGCTGGTTCTGCATCTGCTGGAGATTTTATTTATGTTGGTTTTGAAGGATCTGGTGGATCTGAAAACCCAGGATCAACAAATGCTTATTTTGGTATAACTCCGGATTATATTGATAGTAATGCTGCTATTAATGGAGATGATGCTCTTGAAATTTTCTCGGGTGGAGCTGTAATTGACACTTTCGGAGATATTAATAATGATGGAACTGATACAGCTTGGGAATATTTAGATGGTTGGGCTTATCGTGTTGACGGTACAGGACCTGATGGATCAAATTTTGTTGAATCTAATTGGACTTTTAGTGGTCCTAATGCTGTTGATGGCTGTACAGATAATACATCTTGTGCTTCTATATTTCCTATTGGCACATACTCTACTGTTGGAAGCACCGCTCCTAGCATTACAATAACGAGTCCTAGTAATAATTCTGCTTTAGCACCTGGTACAACTAGTGTAACCTTATCAATTAATGTTCAAAATTTTAATGTTGGTGCAACTACTGGTGGATTTGATGGTCATATTCATTGGACAATAAATGGTACTGCTCAACCAATGAAATACGATACCAACGATGAAATTTTAACTGTTACAGATGGTCAATCTTACACGGTTTTTATGCAACTAGTTGATAATAGCCATACTCCTATAGCACCTGCTGTTGATACTACTATAATGTTTAGCGTTGCATCTTTAAACCAAGTCGCTAGCATCACTGAATTAAGAGCTGGTACACTTGGTGAAACTTACGAATTAACAGGTGAAGCTATTATATCCTATATTGTTACTGAAGGTAATAGAAACCAAAAATACATCCAAGATGGTGGTGCTGGGATCTTAATCGATGATACTGCTGGTTTATTAAGTACTGCTTTTAGTAATGGTGATGGTATTACAGGCTTAAGAGGACAGCTTACTGAATATGCTAATACACTTCAGTTTATTCCAACTCAGAATGTAGCAAGTGCGTCTTCTACAGGTAACACATTAACTCCAATCGTTGTGAGTGTTTCAGATCTTTTAAACAATGGAGAAAACTACGAAAGCCGATTAATTACTATTAACAGTGCAACATTTGCTGATGCTGGTACATTTACAGATAACACAAATTACAACATTTCTGAAGGTGCTGATACTACAATTTGTAGAGTTGCATTTGGTGACGAAGATTTAATTGGTACTGATATACCTACAACTGCTGTAAGTATTACAGGTTTAGGTGGTCAGTTCGATGACGATTATCAAATTTTCCCAAGATACACTAGCGATATTGCAGCACCATTAAGTGTTACTAATTTTAATGCTACTACTTTTAGCTTATATCCTAACCCAACAAACACTGGGTCTGTTTCAATCTCTTCTACAAATAGCGATGCTATCTCTGTGCAAGTATTTGATATCTTAGGTAAGCAAGTTAAAAACCAAACTATAACCAACAACACGTTAAATGTTGCTAACTTAAAGTCTGGTGTTTACATTGTAAAAATTACTCAGAATAATGCTTCTACTACTAAGAAATTAGTGATTAAGTAA
- a CDS encoding long-chain-fatty-acid--protein ligase — MISKDSIFNIKSNAEFDDLALEVFKFQFNNNKVYRSFCDLLYKHPSDIKQVSEIPFLPIQFFKSHEVLSSSLPIQKTFSSSGTTGSITSKHLVTDLNLYEESYLKAFKHFYGTIEDYVVLALLPSYLERDGSSLIYMVNDLIEKSNQIESGFYLNNLEELANTLKTLEAKQQKTLLIGVSFALLDLVEAYQLNLKHTIIMETGGMKGRRKEIIRQELHQTLQTGFGVNQIHSEYGMTELLSQAYSKGNGVFECPPWMKILTRDTEDALTIQQPNKTGGINVIDLANLNSCSFIATQDLGKVDDNGQFEIIGRFDNSDIRGCNLMAL, encoded by the coding sequence ATGATATCTAAAGACTCCATTTTTAATATAAAATCCAATGCCGAATTCGATGATCTAGCTTTGGAAGTTTTTAAATTTCAGTTTAATAACAACAAAGTCTATCGTTCATTTTGCGATTTATTGTATAAACATCCTTCAGATATAAAACAAGTTTCTGAAATTCCATTTTTACCGATTCAATTTTTCAAATCTCATGAGGTTTTAAGTTCTTCTTTACCAATTCAAAAAACATTTAGCAGCTCTGGCACAACAGGAAGTATTACGAGTAAACATTTAGTTACAGACTTAAATCTCTACGAAGAGAGCTATCTAAAAGCGTTTAAGCACTTTTATGGGACTATTGAAGACTATGTAGTCTTAGCATTATTGCCATCTTATTTAGAACGCGATGGTTCTTCACTGATCTATATGGTAAATGATTTAATTGAAAAATCTAATCAAATTGAAAGTGGATTTTACCTCAACAACCTTGAAGAATTAGCAAATACACTAAAAACACTTGAAGCTAAACAACAAAAAACATTACTCATAGGAGTTTCCTTTGCATTATTAGATTTGGTTGAAGCCTATCAACTAAATTTGAAACATACCATAATTATGGAAACAGGAGGCATGAAGGGTAGACGAAAAGAAATTATTAGGCAAGAGTTACATCAAACTTTACAAACCGGTTTTGGAGTTAACCAAATACATAGCGAATACGGCATGACAGAACTTTTAAGTCAGGCCTACTCTAAAGGTAATGGTGTTTTTGAATGTCCACCTTGGATGAAAATACTAACGCGAGATACTGAAGATGCACTCACTATCCAACAACCAAATAAAACAGGAGGTATTAATGTTATTGATTTAGCAAATTTAAATTCGTGTTCATTTATTGCGACTCAAGATTTAGGAAAAGTCGATGACAATGGCCAGTTTGAAATCATCGGAAGATTTGATAATTCAGATATTAGGGGCTGTAATTTAATGGCTTTGTAA
- the tyrS gene encoding tyrosine--tRNA ligase translates to MANKFVEELRWRGMVHDIMPGTEEQLDNEMTTAYIGFDPTSDSLHIGSLVPIILLVHLEKAGHKPIALVGGATGMIGDPSGKSDERNLLDEVALAHNVAGIKSVLSRFLDFNSTEKNAPVLVNNYDWMKEFSFIDFARDVGKRITVNYMMAKDSVKKRLSGDEGNVGMSFTEFTYQLIQGYDFHHLYKTMGCKLQMGGSDQWGNITTGTELVRRMHDGEDQAKAYAMTCPLITKADGSKFGKSEGGNIWLDADKTSVYKFYQFWLNSSDEDAEKYIKIFTFLDKETIETLIAAHKETPHLRLLQKRLAEEVTVFVHSKDDYDNAVKASEILFSKDFKNEIKQLSESLFLDVFEGVKHAKISKSEFEEGLDMIGALAAKTDFLSSNGDARRALKENAVAVNKEKVKEDYMLSAEDLIHDKYIILSRGKKTNFILEVV, encoded by the coding sequence ATGGCAAACAAGTTTGTAGAAGAATTACGTTGGAGAGGAATGGTACATGATATCATGCCAGGAACAGAAGAACAATTAGACAATGAGATGACTACTGCCTATATTGGTTTTGATCCTACATCAGATTCATTACACATTGGTAGCTTAGTGCCAATTATTTTATTAGTTCATTTAGAAAAGGCAGGTCACAAACCTATTGCTTTGGTTGGTGGTGCTACAGGTATGATTGGTGATCCTTCTGGGAAAAGTGATGAGCGTAATTTATTAGATGAAGTGGCTTTAGCTCATAATGTCGCAGGAATAAAAAGTGTATTATCTCGTTTTTTAGATTTTAATTCAACTGAAAAAAACGCTCCGGTTTTAGTGAATAACTATGATTGGATGAAAGAATTTAGCTTCATAGATTTTGCTAGAGATGTTGGTAAACGTATTACCGTAAATTACATGATGGCTAAAGATTCTGTAAAAAAGCGTCTAAGTGGTGATGAAGGCAATGTAGGGATGTCTTTTACAGAGTTTACGTACCAATTGATTCAAGGCTACGATTTTCATCATTTGTATAAAACCATGGGTTGTAAACTACAAATGGGAGGTAGCGACCAATGGGGAAATATTACGACAGGAACTGAACTGGTTAGACGAATGCACGATGGTGAAGACCAAGCAAAAGCTTATGCCATGACATGTCCTTTAATTACAAAAGCAGACGGTTCTAAATTTGGTAAGTCTGAAGGAGGAAATATTTGGTTAGATGCAGATAAAACATCAGTTTACAAATTTTACCAGTTTTGGTTGAATTCTAGTGATGAAGATGCTGAAAAGTATATTAAAATTTTTACGTTTTTAGATAAAGAAACGATTGAAACTTTAATTGCAGCTCATAAAGAAACTCCGCATTTAAGATTATTACAAAAACGTTTGGCTGAAGAAGTAACAGTATTTGTGCACAGTAAAGATGATTATGATAATGCGGTAAAAGCATCGGAAATATTGTTTAGCAAAGACTTTAAAAATGAGATTAAACAATTGTCAGAGTCTTTGTTTTTAGATGTTTTTGAAGGTGTAAAACATGCTAAGATTTCAAAATCAGAATTTGAAGAAGGTTTAGATATGATAGGTGCATTAGCAGCGAAAACTGATTTTTTGAGTTCTAATGGTGATGCAAGACGTGCTTTAAAAGAAAATGCTGTAGCAGTAAATAAAGAAAAAGTAAAAGAGGACTATATGTTATCTGCGGAAGATTTAATTCACGATAAATATATTATTCTTAGTAGAGGAAAGAAAACAAACTTCATTTTAGAAGTCGTTTAA
- a CDS encoding SDR family oxidoreductase: MILVTGGTGLVGSHLLFQLLKSNEPIRAIYRREKTLARVKNVFSYFSDDAETLFNKIEWVEADVNDIPKLQDAFKGVTHVYHCAAFVSFEPNKYIELRRINIEGTANIVNLSISHKVKKLCYVSTIAAIGHHSNPEKLIDEQTEWSPEDDNSVYAITKYGAELEVWRGTQEGLDAVIINPGIILGAGYWNGGSSGSLFKRIYNGTPYYTSGVTGYVDVWDVTNAMEQLMKGSIKNEGFILVSENLSFKSFFTKVATYLDVKPPTKEAKSWLLGIGWKLDWLNHKLLGKRRRLAKQTAKSAVSITNYDASKIKNSINFEFKSIDTSIEEVSKLFLKHL; this comes from the coding sequence ATGATTCTAGTAACAGGAGGTACAGGTTTAGTTGGTTCGCATTTACTTTTTCAACTTTTAAAAAGTAATGAACCGATACGTGCAATATATCGACGAGAGAAAACGCTAGCACGTGTAAAAAACGTTTTTTCCTACTTTTCGGATGATGCTGAAACGCTTTTTAATAAAATTGAATGGGTTGAAGCAGATGTTAATGATATACCTAAACTTCAAGATGCATTTAAAGGCGTTACACACGTTTATCATTGTGCTGCTTTTGTTTCTTTTGAGCCTAATAAGTATATAGAGTTAAGACGGATTAATATTGAAGGCACGGCCAACATCGTTAACTTATCTATAAGTCATAAGGTTAAAAAATTATGTTATGTAAGTACTATCGCGGCAATTGGACATCATAGCAATCCTGAAAAATTAATAGATGAGCAAACCGAATGGAGTCCTGAAGACGATAATAGCGTGTATGCGATTACTAAATACGGAGCAGAGCTTGAAGTGTGGCGAGGCACTCAAGAAGGCTTAGATGCCGTAATTATTAATCCTGGAATTATTTTAGGAGCTGGCTATTGGAATGGTGGAAGCAGTGGCAGTTTGTTTAAGCGAATTTATAACGGTACGCCGTATTACACTTCTGGCGTTACTGGTTATGTAGACGTTTGGGATGTCACAAATGCTATGGAACAGTTGATGAAAGGGAGTATTAAAAATGAAGGTTTTATTTTAGTCTCAGAAAATTTAAGCTTTAAATCCTTTTTTACAAAAGTAGCAACATATTTAGATGTTAAGCCACCTACAAAAGAAGCCAAATCTTGGTTATTGGGAATTGGCTGGAAATTAGATTGGCTAAATCATAAGCTTTTGGGTAAACGCAGGCGATTAGCTAAACAAACGGCAAAATCTGCGGTAAGCATTACAAATTATGATGCATCAAAAATAAAAAACAGTATCAATTTTGAATTCAAATCAATAGATACAAGTATAGAAGAGGTCAGTAAATTATTCCTTAAACATCTTTAG
- a CDS encoding DUF4296 domain-containing protein — MLKQISIVLVFGIVILACDGINKPEKPDDLISKAQMTDLLYDLYVMNAAKGVNRATLEKNDLDPEFYILKKHNVDSIRFAESNTYYAFDTETYKEIVDNVKARLESEKEYYDDLREMETDSIKRRRDSISKKRRIPKDSNVKTIDTAGLKNAKPKDV, encoded by the coding sequence ATGTTAAAGCAAATCAGTATTGTATTGGTATTTGGGATTGTAATTTTGGCCTGCGATGGTATTAATAAACCCGAAAAACCAGATGATTTAATATCAAAAGCGCAAATGACTGATTTGCTGTATGATTTATATGTTATGAATGCAGCTAAAGGAGTTAATAGGGCGACTTTGGAAAAAAATGATTTAGATCCAGAATTTTATATTTTAAAAAAACATAATGTAGATAGTATTCGATTTGCTGAAAGCAACACGTATTACGCTTTTGATACTGAAACTTATAAGGAAATAGTTGATAATGTAAAGGCACGTCTCGAATCCGAAAAGGAATATTATGATGATTTAAGAGAAATGGAAACCGATTCTATTAAAAGACGTCGAGATTCTATATCAAAAAAACGAAGAATTCCAAAAGATTCTAATGTAAAGACTATAGATACCGCAGGTTTAAAGAACGCGAAACCTAAAGATGTTTAA
- a CDS encoding dihydroorotase, translating to MKRNTLIKNARIVNEGKIVEGDILIEDNIIKEIDISISVKSADMLVIDVEGNYVFPGMIDDQVHFREPGLTHKANIESESKAAIAGGITSFIEMPNTNPQTTTVEKLEEKFDIAANSSYANYSFMFGGTNDNLDEILKVDPKTVAGLKLFLGSSTGNMLVDDPKVIEKIFSSTDMVISVHCEDEATIKANLAKYKAEYGDDIPMELHPIIRSEEACYLSSSKAIELAKKTGARLHVFHLSTGKETKLFSNKIPLKDKKITAEVCVHHLWFSDEDYAKKGSHIKWNPAVKTSKDRDQLWKALLDDRIDVIATDHAPHTLEEKTNNYMNAPSGGPLVQHALVALMEAHHQGKISVEKIVEKACHNPAILFNVEKRGFIKEGYFADLVIVDPQSPWTVNKSNILYKCGWSPFEGNTFKSRITHTFVNGQLVYNNFNVLGVKAGQRLTFDR from the coding sequence ATGAAGCGAAATACCCTCATAAAAAACGCAAGAATTGTCAACGAAGGAAAAATTGTTGAAGGTGACATTCTTATTGAAGACAATATTATAAAGGAAATTGATATATCTATAAGTGTCAAATCTGCCGACATGTTGGTTATTGATGTTGAAGGAAACTATGTATTTCCAGGAATGATTGACGACCAAGTTCATTTTAGAGAACCAGGATTAACGCATAAAGCCAACATAGAGTCGGAATCTAAAGCGGCTATCGCTGGTGGTATTACCTCGTTTATAGAGATGCCAAATACCAATCCACAAACTACAACAGTAGAAAAGTTAGAAGAGAAATTTGATATTGCTGCAAACTCGTCTTACGCTAATTACTCGTTTATGTTTGGAGGTACCAATGATAATTTGGACGAAATTCTAAAAGTAGATCCTAAAACCGTTGCAGGTTTAAAATTATTTTTAGGGTCTTCTACAGGAAATATGCTGGTTGATGATCCTAAAGTGATTGAAAAAATATTTTCGAGCACAGATATGGTGATTTCGGTGCATTGCGAAGACGAAGCGACTATAAAAGCCAACTTAGCAAAATATAAAGCAGAATATGGAGATGATATTCCAATGGAATTACATCCTATCATCCGAAGTGAAGAAGCGTGTTATTTATCGTCTTCAAAAGCGATTGAATTAGCTAAGAAAACTGGAGCGCGATTGCATGTATTTCATTTATCAACAGGAAAAGAAACCAAATTGTTTTCAAATAAAATCCCACTAAAGGATAAAAAGATTACGGCTGAGGTTTGTGTGCATCACTTGTGGTTTTCAGATGAAGATTATGCAAAAAAAGGAAGTCATATTAAATGGAATCCGGCAGTGAAAACATCAAAAGATAGAGACCAACTTTGGAAGGCTTTATTGGATGATAGAATAGATGTCATTGCTACAGACCATGCGCCACATACTTTAGAAGAGAAAACGAATAACTATATGAATGCTCCTTCTGGTGGACCATTAGTGCAGCATGCTTTGGTAGCTTTGATGGAAGCACATCATCAAGGGAAAATTTCAGTTGAAAAAATTGTGGAAAAGGCCTGCCATAATCCTGCTATATTATTCAACGTTGAAAAACGTGGTTTTATTAAGGAAGGTTATTTTGCTGACTTAGTAATTGTAGATCCTCAAAGTCCATGGACCGTTAATAAAAGTAATATTCTTTACAAATGTGGTTGGTCTCCTTTTGAAGGCAACACATTTAAAAGTAGAATTACGCATACCTTTGTAAACGGGCAATTGGTGTATAATAATTTCAATGTTTTAGGCGTTAAAGCAGGACAACGACTAACTTTTGATAGATAA
- a CDS encoding polyprenol monophosphomannose synthase — protein MSDAIVIIPTYNEIENAESIIRAVFAQQKEFHVLIVDDNSPDKTGDTVKRLQKEFKDRLFLLERTEKSGLGTAYIAGFEWALEKSYQYIFEMDADFSHSPEDLIRLYKACAVDGADVSVGSRYVKGITVVNWPMSRILLSYGASRYVRLITRMKVKDSTAGFICYKRAVLEAINLKKIKFVGYAFQIEMKFKAHNKGFKIVEIPVIFKDRTKGKSKMSGGIITEAIFGVISLKIKSLFTK, from the coding sequence ATGTCTGACGCAATTGTCATAATCCCTACCTATAACGAGATTGAAAACGCAGAATCAATCATCAGAGCTGTGTTTGCACAGCAAAAAGAATTCCATGTGCTTATTGTAGATGATAATTCACCAGATAAAACAGGTGACACAGTAAAACGTTTGCAAAAAGAATTTAAAGATCGCTTATTTTTATTAGAGCGGACTGAAAAGAGTGGTTTGGGTACGGCTTACATTGCGGGATTTGAATGGGCTTTAGAAAAATCATATCAGTACATTTTTGAAATGGATGCAGATTTTTCACATAGTCCAGAAGATCTTATAAGGCTATATAAGGCTTGTGCAGTTGATGGGGCAGATGTTTCAGTAGGCTCTCGTTACGTTAAAGGTATTACGGTTGTTAATTGGCCAATGTCCCGTATTCTTTTGTCTTATGGCGCGTCGCGCTATGTAAGATTAATAACGAGGATGAAAGTTAAGGATTCCACAGCCGGATTTATTTGCTATAAAAGAGCTGTTTTAGAAGCTATAAATCTTAAGAAAATAAAATTCGTCGGTTATGCGTTTCAAATTGAAATGAAATTCAAAGCCCATAATAAAGGTTTTAAAATTGTAGAAATACCAGTTATTTTTAAGGATAGAACCAAAGGTAAATCTAAAATGAGTGGAGGCATTATTACCGAAGCTATTTTTGGAGTTATTAGTTTAAAAATTAAAAGCTTATTTACTAAGTAA
- a CDS encoding DUF4271 domain-containing protein: protein MRNYITHEWFTIFTIIGLFTIVVAKYLNTLRFNDFLYVIGNSKYLKIYAKDQKFIDQFDSFLFVNLSLSLSIFIYFTYNTFIAPVSFELISFLKLLFAISTILIIKTLLERLIGSLFEMDSLIDDYLFQKTTFKNFSGLIFLIANLFLLYTDTGMNIIIISALSVVFLINLIGFLSSYKTHQKLINPNFFYFLLYLCALEIGPYVLLFKVIREYNV from the coding sequence ATGCGAAATTATATAACACACGAGTGGTTTACCATTTTTACAATCATAGGATTGTTTACCATCGTGGTTGCAAAATATTTGAATACGTTGCGATTTAATGATTTCTTGTATGTTATAGGTAATTCTAAATACCTTAAAATATATGCTAAGGATCAAAAATTTATAGATCAGTTTGATAGCTTTCTGTTTGTAAACCTCTCGCTATCCTTAAGTATTTTCATCTATTTTACGTATAACACGTTTATAGCACCTGTTAGTTTTGAGCTTATTTCGTTCCTTAAATTATTGTTTGCCATTTCTACTATCTTAATTATAAAAACCCTTTTGGAACGCTTAATTGGAAGCCTTTTTGAAATGGATAGTTTAATAGATGACTACTTATTTCAAAAGACAACTTTTAAGAATTTTTCTGGGCTTATATTTTTAATTGCGAATTTGTTTTTATTATACACGGATACAGGTATGAATATTATCATAATCTCAGCTTTATCTGTGGTTTTCCTTATAAATCTCATTGGATTTTTATCTTCATATAAAACCCATCAAAAGTTAATTAATCCAAATTTTTTCTATTTTTTATTGTATCTTTGCGCTCTCGAAATTGGCCCTTATGTACTTTTATTTAAGGTCATTAGGGAGTATAACGTTTAA
- a CDS encoding uroporphyrinogen-III synthase, translating to MKVKTILVSQPEPKIENSPYFDLQEKQKVKVDFRPFIHVEGVSSKDVRQQKVDLTKYTAIILTSRNSVDHFFRVADELRFKVPDSMKYFCQSEAVAYYLQKYVVYRKRKIYVGKRTFEDLMPLIKKYKDESFLLPTTDKVKPIIPELLDKLGVNWKQATFYKTVISDLSDLSNVTYDILVFFSPSGIDSLFHNFPNFEQKNTRIAVFGNTTVNAVKEKGLRVDISAPTPETPSMTMALQKYIDAVNKGK from the coding sequence ATGAAAGTGAAAACAATTTTAGTATCACAACCAGAGCCTAAAATAGAGAACTCCCCATACTTTGATTTGCAAGAAAAGCAAAAAGTAAAAGTAGACTTTAGACCTTTTATTCATGTTGAAGGAGTATCCTCTAAGGATGTGAGACAACAAAAAGTTGATCTTACTAAATATACCGCTATTATACTTACAAGTAGAAATTCAGTAGATCACTTCTTTAGGGTCGCAGATGAATTACGCTTTAAAGTTCCAGATTCTATGAAATATTTCTGCCAATCTGAAGCTGTTGCCTATTATTTACAGAAATATGTGGTGTATAGAAAACGTAAAATTTACGTAGGTAAACGCACGTTTGAAGATTTAATGCCTTTGATAAAAAAATATAAAGACGAATCGTTTCTATTACCAACTACAGATAAAGTTAAACCTATTATACCTGAATTATTAGATAAATTAGGTGTTAATTGGAAACAAGCTACTTTTTACAAAACAGTAATTAGCGATTTATCAGACTTATCAAATGTTACTTATGATATATTGGTTTTCTTTAGCCCTTCTGGGATAGATTCTTTATTTCATAACTTCCCTAATTTTGAACAAAAAAACACACGTATTGCTGTATTTGGAAACACAACCGTAAATGCAGTTAAAGAAAAAGGATTGCGTGTAGATATTTCTGCACCAACACCTGAAACTCCTTCTATGACCATGGCATTACAGAAGTATATTGATGCTGTGAATAAAGGGAAATAA